Within the Candidatus Rokuibacteriota bacterium genome, the region GTCTCGCGCTGCCCGTCGAGCTGCAAGGGCGGGAGATCAAGACCGTCGAGGGCATGGCCGAGAACGGCCACCTCCATCCGCTCCAGCAGGCCTTTGCCGAGCTGGGCGCCGCCCAGTGCGGGTACTGCACGCCGGGCATCCTGCTGACGGCCGAGGCGCTCCTCGCCGGGAACGCCGCGCCGACACGCGACGAGGTCCGCGAAGCCCTCGCGGGCAACCTCTGCCGCTGCACGGGCTACACGAAGATCCTCGAGGCCGTGGAATTGGCTGCCCTGAGAATGCATGGCAGTGCGAGCCGAGGGACGGCCGAGGTGCCGAAGGCATGAGCGTCACGAGGCGAGCAATTCACGAAGGCCGCGCATGAACACCAGCAAGCTCTCGGTCATCGGCCAGTCGCTGCCCAAGATCGACGCGTGGGCCAAAGTTACCGGCGAGACCAAGTTCGCCGACGACATGGTTCTGCCACGGATGGCCCACGCCAAGCTGCTGAGGAGCCCGCACCCCCACGCGCTCATCAAGCGCATCGACACCGCGCGCGCGGCCGCGCTCCCCGGCGTCTACGCTGTCATCACGGGGCACGACCTGCCGCGGGTCAAGTTCGGCATCCTGCCGGTCTCCCAGGACGAGGAAGCGCTCTGCGTCGAGAAGGTCAGGATGGTCGGCGACGCGGTCGCCGCCGTCGCCGCGGTGGACGAAGAGACGGCCGATCGGGCTGCGCGCCTGATCGAGGTCGAATACGAGCCGCTCAAGCCACTCATGTCCATCGAGGAGTCGCTGGCGAACCCGGACGTGCGCATCCACGAATACGGCGACGG harbors:
- a CDS encoding (2Fe-2S)-binding protein, which codes for MKTQLTLTVNGEVRDVIVPAHKTLLEVLREDLNLTGTKHGCELGECGTCTVLVDGVPVLSCLALPVELQGREIKTVEGMAENGHLHPLQQAFAELGAAQCGYCTPGILLTAEALLAGNAAPTRDEVREALAGNLCRCTGYTKILEAVELAALRMHGSASRGTAEVPKA